Within the Trachemys scripta elegans isolate TJP31775 chromosome 4, CAS_Tse_1.0, whole genome shotgun sequence genome, the region AcctcttgaaaatcaggcccataattttcAAATACAGTACTTCCCCTCCAATCCCAAACTAAACACTAGATCAAGAGCATGGTCAGCTGTGTAAACTGAGCCAATACCTCCTGGGGTCATCATGGTGGCCATTTAATCTTGATTCAGAAAACTACTTATTCCTCTTGATTTTTTCAATCACCACATACTACCAACTTTGGCACTTCCCATTCCACCATGGTTAAGCACCGCAATAGCTCATAGAGGGACTCTGCAGTacagctcagataccatggtgatgagcatgatATGGTTAACCTGAACAGAAGAGATGAGCACTGGGCTGTCAGTATACTAAACTAGCCTCAATTTAACTCCATCTCAGGACACACATGCAAGATGAGCATAATGTACTCAATCCAGTCTCGGGGTTAGAGACTATTTACATTTCAGGATGGACGCAAATACCACAGCTACATCATCACCTTGCTCAGCACCCTTTTATTCAGGTTGTACCACATTCATGGTAACTTCTCtgttaaaacagattttaaattatTGAGGGGGTTTCCTAGCTTTTGTTGGGAAACTACAACTTCCCCataaagaacaggcgtacttgtggcaccttagagactaacaaatttatttgagcataagcttttgtgggctacagcccacttctttggatgcagagaatggaacacacagaaagaagatatttatacatacagagaacatgaaaaggtggaagcagccataccaactgtaagacgccaatcaattgagatgagctgttgatagctcatctcaactgattggcctcttacaattggtatggctATTTCCACCTTTTCgtattctctgtatgtataaatatcttctttctctgtgttccattctatgcatccgaagaagtgggctgtagtccacgaaagcttatgctcaaataaatttgttagcctctaaggtgccacaagtactcctgttctttttgaggatacagactaacacagctgctactctgaaacttccccATGTTGAACATTTGATTAGGTTTATAATACTTAATGTAAAGAGGAGTACTTTGATATGCTTCCTGTTTCCCTCATTCTTCTTGACTCCTATCCCCAAAATATAATAATCTAAAATGTTTAGCTCTAAGAGGGAAATCTAATTGTTGAATTATTCTTTCTTCTTGTGGTCCAGGTCTCCAGATACGTAAGAATGTTGATAATACTGTGgagatattttattttcctttggagaTTCATGATTCACATTCTCAAATGCAGAGCCCTGGAGACTGGTAGGGTTGGAAATCACAGAGGCTGAAAAACAGAGATTCTTTTTGGAAAACAGAGTGAATTCCTTGCTCCTGTTTCTTTTGGCTTGGATGCTTTTTTATGGTGGTGATATTTTAAGGTACCCATTAAATGATGCTTTGTTTTATTGGGCAAGTGATATTGGAAAGCCAAGTCTTGCTTGCCTTACTCACCTGGAGGCCAATTGATTTCAGGAAAATGAACAAGATTTGGCCCAAGCTTTGGAGCTAAAATGTGTATGTTGTTGGAGACTGTTTGCCCCAGTATATCAAACAGGCACATGGTTGTACTATTAATAGCATGTATTAGAAATATagactttccatttttaaaatatgattttttttaaaaaaaatttgttctATCTAGGTATGGTGTAGAAATGGCATGTCAGAAATGAATGTGTTATATTCAGAAGattaaggagtctggtggcaccttaaagactaacagatttatttgggcataagctttcgtgagtaaaaacctcacttcttcggatgcatagagtgaaagttacagaagaTTGAAACTTTGGCAACTCAGCCCCTTCTGTGGAAATATTCATTGGATGGGCGCTGCGAGAGGAAATCTATGTTAAGATCCTACATCCAGAGGAGTGCCTCCCCTGTGGCTCCATCAGGAAAATGGGCTTTATAGTCATACACAAAATACTCCAAATCTGATTGATACCCATCATTACACATGGTGCCTAGAGGATCCACAAGAGGCCCTGTCACCCCTTTAGATGTCTTGTGCCTCTGCATCCATTCTGACTCCTGTCAGCCCAACAGTGCCAGGCTGCAGTTGCCCTCAGACCTATCAGATGTGAGTTCACAGATGATACCGCTCTAGGTTGTTTAGTATTTCCTGGGGAGACTTACTTGTGGGTGGGGAACAAGAGTCTTAATCTGAGCCTCATTTGGGTGGAGACAATACTGCAGAGGTGTCTGACACTCTCCCCCCAGTACACACTCCTGCTGTGAAAATCAGTGTGAAGAGGGTCCCTTCTGTGTGTGGATCTATGAGACAATACAGGCCATGCTTATTCACTTCATCAAGTCTAAAAGTGCTTTTGAGAAACATCACTCACATTTTATATGGGCCTTACCCTGCACTACTactgtcaatgacaaaactcacactgaagtcaatggtgcagaGTCTGACCCTGTGCCAACATATAAATTAGTATGAAACTTGTGATATGTTAGACAACTAAAAAATATGCAGCAATGCCCTGTTGATGGTAAACAGTATTTATGCTTTTTGTGGGTAAAGTGGGCtatgtataaataaaattatgTAGAATGCTGGAGAGAAATATTTCAGCTAAATGCTTTCTGCAGTGGTTGCTGAAGACAACAGTTGTTTGGATCTCTTTTTATATGAAATTTTAACAAATTTTATTTGAGAATTTGCAAAGCATTTGAAATAATACTCTGTTTTCTTATACATTTCACACCAGTTCCTGAaggcatctttttttttctcagataGTTGTTACTCACTTATTTAGAATAATAACTTTGATTGGACTACCTTTCTTTCCGCTGCAACACAATAATGCTATATAGCTTTTGATCACTTCACTTACCATCAACGTGTAGCCACATTCAAAGTGAAAAATGGCAGCACCACACATTAGTTCAGGATAAGTGAAGAATGTTGTATCCAGCTGGAACAACACAGTGCTTTAACTGGTGACCCTAGCACCATGTTGACTGCTGACAAATTAGTTCAGtaatgaggaggaggaaagaatacCTTTTATTGTGTAACTAAGCACCTGATACTGCAACACCCTGGGTGGTCTCCCAGCCGAGTATTAGCACAGCTTGAGTTTACTTAGCTTGGGAGAACTGAAATCAGAGAACACAAGTTGGTATGTCTGTAGAATTAAGTGCATGGGTATCGCAGGTTCCAATATCTTTGCATGAAGCCAAAGGAAACAAATAAACAACCTTTGCTTAGTGTCTCATCAAAGCTGAGTAGCAATTttgtactattttaaaaaaacttagtAATTGCAGAAAAACAATAAATTGCAGAGTACTGTATAATATATCTGTTTATTAAGCTAACACTGCATTACAGTATTGCTGGGTAAAGTAACAGTATAAAAGCACTAGATTGATACCTTTTTAAGGAAACAATGACCACGATTTGAAATGAAGTTCTAAAAATGTAAACATGGCACCCTATggtttttgtctgttttaaacaaGGGAATGCCTGTCTTCAGTGAAATGTTAGTGAAGATTGTAAgagagatttctctctctctttttactaTAAATGAAGGTAAAATTAGCAATTacctttaaaattatttgaaGGTCCTTTTTAAACAAGTGGTCCCCTGAAAAgtaaaaaggaataaaatcatacagattttaaagcatttcacaaaatgttttaatagagATGTAACAGTGTCtacattagcaattattttttaaaccaaaagggGATgagccaaaacccactgaagtcagtgggagagtttccattcacttcaatggactATGGATCAGGTCCTTGCTGAGATACTAGAATTTATACATTCATTTCACAATATCTGATGTTTTGGTGGGAATGATTTGCAAAATGGCCTGATGCTTTTTGCTCCTAAGAAAAGTTCATGCTACAGTTCATCAAGGAACCATACTGAGCCCCCCCAAAGAGCTAGACACATTAGTAAGTTAAGTATTAACTCTGTTTGGATTCAGCAAGTAATATAGCAATTAGTAGGCAGTGTTTACAGGCCTTTTAGGGTTTTATCCTTTTGCTTCCTATTTCCAGTAGTTATTCCTATAATTCACAGTGTTGTGCTAGAGAGATGATTTGGTAAAAGTGCGCTAGCCCACTGTCTCTGACATTAGTTGTGTTTTAAGGAACACAATAAAGAACAGAAAGCAGAATTGCTTGTGTCACTATAATCTTTACTGATATGTCTAGGTTGGGATAATCTTTAAAGGGGGAACAAATGTTAGATTTTGCTTTCCACCATCATTTATCCAATAGAAAAGCACTGTTTTTCTATCAGAAAAATATTCTCAATTCTGAAATGGGCATGATCAAGGTGAGAAAAGACAGGAAAAAGAATTGTTGTGGGGAAACAATGGAAAAAGAAGGCCTAGAAAAAGGTTATAATCTTTTTCTCCAGAAGGAGCCTTCTTGAACATCACCCTTTTAAAATGCACCCCCTTGTATGTGGCCACCAAGACTTCAGTACATAGAATAAACTGCTTCAAAGAGAACGTTTTCATGAcacagtaacaaaacaaaaccctgaaatcaaacaacatattaagcacatacataaagaCAATCAAAATCAAACATATATTGAAGCACAGGGAATGTAACTTACACTGTTGATACATAAACCCCTTTCAGTTTAGGAGCGATGCAAAGTGGGGCTAGGGAACAGCTATTATTAAACAGTTGTATGTTTCTGATAAGTATTTCAAAGCCTGATGAAAGATCTGCAATAAACTTTTCTTATTCTATGTGGTTCGAACTGCAAAAGCGGCCACACCGACTGTCCTTCACAGCTTGCGTCTCTTTTATTCCCTATAGGGTTGTTTCAGGTGAGCGTAACACGCACAGGACAATAGCTTCACAGTCTAGTGCTCCCTTTAAACTTCATTATTTGCACACCTCCCCGTCCAATACCCTGTTCCATGCGAGTCACGGGGCGGTGTATATCTCTGTTATCAACAGCCTACTGGGCAGCCCTGAGATAATGAAATAATCGCATTTCTTTCTTAGGAGGGGTTTTCGATGCCATTTCCATAGGGATTGCCTTTTCCCCTTGAGTGCCACTGAATGCCAAATCTCAATGGAGCTCAATTCTAGTAGTTTGCGtcccccaactctctctctctccccacttatCTTTTCACATTCTTAtcggagagaaagagagatctgTCATTCTGTTTTATTTGAAATATGACTTCATGAGCTTGCCTGTCCCTTTTATAGGAGCTTTTCTCTCCCTTGTGGGGGATGAAGGTTTGTCTGCTCTTTCCCTGCAGCTGCGGGAAAGGGACCTTTTCTGGTTCTACTCTGAACAGAAATCCTGTCTCCTTTTCTGGTCAGTGTTGGTTTCAGCTAGGAAGGATTGAGTTAAATTGTGGCATGTAAACTGAGCGATTTCCTAGCTTTTGACAGAACATCGCCTCGTGTTTTATGGCTGCCAAGGAGCAAAGTCTGCAGTCAACAGTGTACCTTCCAAAGGGGTGGAACAATTAGACACTAAGCAACTCGACCATGAAAAGAGCAGCACATCGATGTGCCACCACAATGGCAAGTGAACCAAAGGGGGGCGGAGAGGAGACGAGtacaaaaagaaacagagaaagtCAACAGGAGACCTCACTGACCCACACACACGCTGATCAAACACAAGGGGGGGGGAGCAACAGATTGAGGAACCTAAAGTCCACCTGAGGGGCGCGCAGTTAATAATTGACTAGGGGTGTAGTAGCATCAGCAAACACAACGCAATTGAAATAcagagggggtggggtgaggggcagaAGGCCAGGGAACACTTTGTTGTTCCTTTTCGTGCCCAACTCTGTTGTTTCCAAACAGAATaataacccccccacacccaccctacCCGCCCGCAGTCCCCAGCTCCCGGCTGCCCTGCGCCTGGGGGGCGTCGGGAGGTTGCTGCGCGCTTCCTCAGAGGGTGGTAATCCTGGAGGTGCAAGTGCCGTTCCTGTACATGCTCCCCGATTCCAAGTTGTCGGGGGGAAAGTCCTCCACGCTGTACGCCCTGCTCTTCAGGGCCGTGGCGTAGTAATCGACGGGCTCCTCCGTGGCGTTGTCCATCCAGCTGAGGCACAAGAGCCGCTGGAAGGACCTCTTGAAGTTGTCCGAGAGGAAGCCGTAGAGGATGGGGTTGGCGCAGCTGTTGGCGTAGCCCAAGATGACGGAGAGCTGGCTGATGGTGGCGTCGTCCTGCTCCACGAAGACGTTGACCAGCTGCACGATGTAGAAGGGCATCCAGCAGATGACGAAGACCATCACCACCATCATGACCATGAGGGTGATCTTCCGCTCGGAGCGCTTGCGCTGCTGCCAGCCGGCCTTGAGCGCCACCATGCGCATCTTGGCGATGATGAGGATGTAGCAGAGGCAGATGGCCACCACGGGCAGCAGGAAGCCCATCAGGAAAGTGTAGACCACGAAGACCACCAGCCACCGGTGAGTGGGCTCGGGCATGAGCATGTTGCAGGCCACCGTGCCGTCGCTGTTGGGCGCCGTGCTGGAGAAGATGATGATGGGCAGGATGATGAGGATGGAGAGCACCCAGACGCCCAGGTTGACCATCTTGGCCACGCTGGGCCGGCGGTAGCGGGCCGCCTTGATGGGGTGCACCACGGCGATGTAGCGGTCCACGCTGAGCACCGTCAGGCAGTAGATGCTGGTGAACATGTTGATGGCGTCCACGCTGAGCACCAGGCGGCAGAGCAGCGAGCCGAAGggccagtggcgcagcagggTGGAGGTGACCAGGAAGGGCACGCTGAGCATCAGCAGCTCGTCGGCGATGGCCAGGTTGAGGATGTAGATGTTGGTGGCCGTCTTCATCTTGGCGTAGCGCAGGATCACGTAGATGACCATGGAGTTGCCGCACAGCCCCACCAGGCACACCACGGAGTAGATGAAGGAGATGAGGATGGCGCTGCCCTGCGAGTCGCTCAGGGTGCCGTTCGGGGCGCCGGAGGAGTTCCTGCCGCCCGCCTCCATGCCCCCCGCCGCTGCCTCCCCCAGGACCCCGCCGGCGCTGCCGCTGCTACAGCAGCTCCCTCCGCTCGCGCCGCCGCTACTGCCGCTGCCTCTACCTGCACCGCCCGGGAGCCTGGGGCAGGTGCCATTGGGGAGCatcctcagcccagcccagccctcccctcccgCGGGCTCACAGCAGCCGGCGCTGGCCGCCCGCCCGGCTCGGCATGCTGGCGGAGTCTCCCGCCCGAGCCTGGCATGGGGAGCAAGGAGGCTGccgccgagccgagccgagcggcGTTAATTGCCGCTCTCCGGCTGGTGAATGATTAATAGGCAGCGGCGCGTCAGCAGCGAcgaaaaggaggaggggaaaaacccCACCACAAGGCGACGTAGGTGGGTGTCCTTCCCGCCCGGCCCTGAGCGCTCGGCGGAGCGTCAGGAGCTCAGCCCCCTCCCCGGCTCCGCATTGTTCAGCTCCCGCCCGCGGCAACCTGCCTGGCAGTCCCGGCGTGGGACCTGCTGGGCGCCGCTTCCGAAGCTCTGTGGCACCAGCCCGGCTCGTAGGCGCACAGAGACCCCCCAGCCAGGAGCGATCACCAGCTCTCCACGACAGCCTTCCTGTGCCGACACGCAGTGCCACCGCCACGCACACACCCTGCCCATAGATACAGCACCACTGtacacgtgtacacacacacacacacacacacacacaacctctagGCACAGCACCACCGCACACACCCTGCCCCTACACACAGTGCCAccgccacacacaccccctgtccCTAGGCACAGCACCAGCGTACACACACTGCCTGCCCCTAAACATAGTGCcaccgccacacacacaccctgtccctAGATATAGCGCTACCATACACACACTGCCCNTGCcaccgccacacacacaccctgtccctAGATATAGCGCTACCATACACACACTGCCCCTACACACAGTGccaccgccacacacacacacacacacacacacacacaccctgcccctagATACAGTGCTGCCGTACTCACACTGCCCCTACACAGTGCCACCgcaacacacacaccctgccccaggcacAGCACCACCGTACACACACTGCCTGCCCCTACACACACTGCCActgccagacacacacaccctgcccctagATACAGCACCACCGTACACACACTACCTGTCCCTCCTCACAGTGccaccgccacacacacacaccctgcccctagGCACAGCGCCACCATACACACACTGCctctacacacacagacacacatttaCCTCCACACAGCACCACCAGCACCTCTACACACACCTCTGGCCCTACACACTGCACCACCTCCACACACCTACCTTGCTTCTACACACAGCAccaccatcacacacacacaccctgcccctacATGTGGCACCGCTACTACATGCCAACACATACCCATTCTATCACCTGTACACACACATGCCCCAGTATACATCACCAGCTAGCCTTTCTATCACCTCTAGACATGACACAACACCACTAAACATACACATAATTACATACCCAATACACAAACTACCACAACTACCCAAACACACACCACACTTACTAACCATTCCATCGATGCCTCACACACCACCACATACTGCCACTACACACACATTGCCACCACTTACATAGACACACATAGATTACTGCCACCTGCCAGCACCACCTCACATATGCAAACACCATAGTCATTGCCCCACAAATGCACACACCCACACTACCATCTACCTTCCTTGCATGCATATTATCAGCATCTACCTATTCCAACACACAAAACTACATTTATAAACATTCACCCACTCCAAcaaatccaccaccaccccatctATGCACTCCAGTACATACACATGacatatcatcatcatcatctgccctctccaacacacacacacacacgcactatTCTGGCAAGCATTTTCCTTTCATGACTGAGAAATAGTTCATAGTGATTGTTAtatattgttatatatatatatataaacaatgaTGCTATGGTAAAAATCTGTTTCTGTTGGACAAATAATGATGTCTGTAATTGCAATGATTTCTGTGTGTGCAACATAGTCTCTGtgactactgggaattgtgtgggtttattttcttcattttgattTCTGTTCCAATACAATAATGAATTTAGTGAGCAGGATTTGCAAATTATCTTAATATTCGTAGGCTATTATTATTGTCCATGAGCGTTTTAGCGATTAATTGAgccgttaaacaatagaataccatttattttaaatatttttggatgtttactacattttcaaatatattaatttcaattacaacacagaatacaaagtgtacagtgctcactttatttttattacaaatatttgcactgtaaaaaacaaaaaagaatgtatttttcagttctcctcatacaagtattgtagtgcaatctctttatcat harbors:
- the SSTR1 gene encoding somatostatin receptor type 1, with translation MLPNGTCPRLPGGAGRGSGSSGGASGGSCCSSGSAGGVLGEAAAGGMEAGGRNSSGAPNGTLSDSQGSAILISFIYSVVCLVGLCGNSMVIYVILRYAKMKTATNIYILNLAIADELLMLSVPFLVTSTLLRHWPFGSLLCRLVLSVDAINMFTSIYCLTVLSVDRYIAVVHPIKAARYRRPSVAKMVNLGVWVLSILIILPIIIFSSTAPNSDGTVACNMLMPEPTHRWLVVFVVYTFLMGFLLPVVAICLCYILIIAKMRMVALKAGWQQRKRSERKITLMVMMVVMVFVICWMPFYIVQLVNVFVEQDDATISQLSVILGYANSCANPILYGFLSDNFKRSFQRLLCLSWMDNATEEPVDYYATALKSRAYSVEDFPPDNLESGSMYRNGTCTSRITTL